A single region of the Nocardioides ochotonae genome encodes:
- a CDS encoding TA system antitoxin ParD family protein — MVGTKAERVTRFDEALFETAAAEGSRQSRSARQQLEHWARLGAALSAQVEAPLNRVRLALEGTIAQRDLTLDEARQFDAAIAVRIDDAVAHADFASAPLPNFAEASPDPHRVLADLASREEVSERAREQLREALAALDQALEAEPQSAEAGR, encoded by the coding sequence ATGGTGGGAACCAAGGCTGAACGCGTCACCCGCTTCGACGAGGCCCTGTTCGAGACCGCCGCGGCCGAAGGGTCACGGCAGTCACGGTCGGCTCGCCAGCAGCTCGAGCACTGGGCGCGACTCGGTGCTGCGCTCTCTGCCCAGGTCGAGGCGCCCCTGAACCGGGTCCGCCTCGCGCTCGAGGGCACCATTGCCCAGCGGGACCTGACCCTCGATGAGGCGCGCCAGTTCGACGCCGCGATCGCGGTCCGCATCGATGACGCCGTGGCGCACGCCGACTTCGCCTCTGCCCCGCTGCCGAACTTCGCCGAGGCCTCGCCCGACCCCCACCGCGTCCTGGCGGACCTGGCCTCCCGCGAGGAGGTCAGTGAGCGTGCGCGCGAGCAGCTTCGTGAAGCACTGGCAGCACTGGACCAGGCCCTCGAAGCTGAGCCGCAGTCGGCAGAGGCCGGTCGGTGA
- a CDS encoding AAA family ATPase, with product MTRLDLVVGPNGAGKSTFVDRILLPTFPHQAFVNADEIAKTYWPGDEVVKSRIAARLAEVLRAAFVAMGEPFIAETVFSHPSKINLIEEAVAAGYRVHLHVLMLPEDETVARVAKRVTQGGHQVPEEKVRSRYQRLWENVVRAALLCDTADFYDNTARSPVRVARLSAGIAYGAVAWPEWTPKDLTDSWR from the coding sequence GTGACGCGACTGGACCTTGTCGTTGGTCCCAACGGTGCCGGGAAGTCGACCTTCGTCGACCGGATCCTTCTCCCCACGTTCCCGCACCAAGCTTTCGTCAACGCCGACGAGATCGCCAAGACCTACTGGCCAGGCGACGAAGTCGTGAAGTCGCGGATCGCTGCCCGCCTTGCCGAGGTCCTGCGCGCGGCCTTCGTGGCGATGGGTGAGCCTTTCATCGCCGAGACCGTCTTCTCCCACCCCTCGAAGATCAACCTCATCGAGGAGGCAGTCGCCGCCGGCTACCGAGTTCACCTGCACGTGCTGATGCTTCCCGAGGACGAGACCGTCGCACGCGTGGCGAAACGCGTCACCCAAGGCGGGCATCAGGTGCCCGAGGAGAAGGTCCGCAGCCGCTACCAGCGACTGTGGGAGAACGTCGTCCGCGCAGCTCTTCTGTGCGACACCGCTGACTTCTACGACAACACCGCACGCAGCCCGGTGCGGGTGGCCCGGCTGAGTGCCGGCATCGCCTATGGCGCGGTCGCATGGCCGGAGTGGACACCGAAGGACCTGACCGACTCCTGGCGCTGA
- a CDS encoding GmrSD restriction endonuclease domain-containing protein: protein MSHRVRAAGVGLALLLVAGCTPAAEGPETASAPSTGEPTSSASARPSPSPSSGPSSDARPDRAPAALEGRPGERVKTSLAAAVAALPVAPERRTGYDRDLFAHWSDADRNGCDTRDEVLITQNRAPGARLAPGCTVVAGEWFSYYDQVTTTSASSFDVDHLVPLAEAWDSGAHAWSAERREAFANDLGDRRALIAVSASSNRTKSDADPAQWMPAYKSCVYVSSWVAVKVRWGLSVDPLEHRTLTRYAASCGKRPLTVRLAKLRGSTVADARPSDSGRLTPTTPAAPASPAAPTAGNSGGGAGLDPRFDYCTSAIAAGHGPYVRGRDPEYAWYRDGDGDGTVCES, encoded by the coding sequence ATGTCGCATCGCGTCCGCGCCGCGGGCGTCGGCCTCGCGCTGCTGCTCGTCGCCGGCTGCACGCCCGCGGCGGAGGGCCCCGAGACCGCGAGCGCCCCCAGCACCGGGGAGCCGACGAGCTCTGCCAGCGCGCGTCCCAGCCCCAGCCCCAGCTCCGGCCCCAGTTCCGATGCACGCCCCGACCGCGCCCCGGCCGCGCTGGAGGGCCGTCCGGGGGAGCGGGTGAAGACCTCGCTGGCCGCCGCGGTCGCCGCGCTGCCGGTCGCCCCCGAACGCCGTACCGGCTATGACCGTGACCTGTTCGCGCACTGGTCCGACGCCGACCGCAACGGCTGCGACACCCGCGACGAGGTGCTGATCACCCAGAACCGCGCCCCGGGGGCGCGCCTGGCACCGGGCTGCACGGTGGTCGCGGGGGAGTGGTTCTCCTACTACGACCAGGTGACCACGACCAGCGCGTCCTCGTTCGACGTCGACCACCTGGTCCCGCTCGCCGAGGCGTGGGACTCGGGAGCGCACGCCTGGTCCGCAGAGCGGCGCGAGGCGTTCGCCAACGACCTGGGCGACCGGCGCGCGCTGATCGCGGTCAGCGCCTCGTCGAACCGCACGAAGTCCGACGCCGACCCGGCGCAGTGGATGCCGGCGTACAAGTCGTGCGTCTACGTCTCATCCTGGGTCGCGGTGAAGGTGCGGTGGGGCCTGAGCGTCGACCCGCTCGAGCACAGGACGCTCACCCGGTACGCCGCCAGCTGCGGCAAGCGTCCGCTCACCGTGCGCCTCGCGAAGCTGCGCGGCAGCACCGTCGCCGACGCCCGGCCCTCCGACTCGGGCCGGCTGACGCCGACCACACCGGCTGCACCGGCCTCACCGGCTGCGCCGACGGCGGGTAACAGCGGTGGCGGAGCCGGGCTGGACCCGCGCTTCGACTACTGCACCTCCGCGATCGCCGCGGGCCACGGCCCCTACGTGCGCGGCCGCGACCCCGAGTACGCCTGGTACCGCGACGGTGACGGGGACGGCACGGTCTGCGAGTCCTGA
- a CDS encoding SDR family NAD(P)-dependent oxidoreductase, with protein MQISGRVFLVTGGGNGIGREVVLALLARGARVAAVDLSVEGLAETARLAGACTRLTTHGLDVGDRAAVEQSVADVLVAHGQLDGVLNVAGIIQPFVAVKELDRTAFERVMAVNFWGVVNVTTAALPVLLTRPEASITNVSSMGSFIAVPGQTAYGASKAAVSQFTAGLCSELRGTAVAVTLVLPGGVSTGIAENSGAQVAVQDAEDAPMQLTTAVDAARQIVEATERGSYRVLIGKDARFLDAFTRAMPRRANQFIARKLASLVG; from the coding sequence ATGCAGATCTCTGGACGAGTCTTCCTGGTCACCGGCGGCGGCAACGGAATCGGCCGGGAGGTCGTGCTCGCGCTCCTGGCCCGCGGAGCACGGGTCGCGGCCGTGGACCTCAGCGTCGAGGGGCTCGCGGAGACCGCGCGGCTGGCCGGCGCGTGCACCCGGCTGACGACCCACGGTCTCGACGTGGGCGATCGCGCCGCCGTCGAGCAGTCCGTGGCCGACGTGCTGGTCGCGCACGGCCAGCTCGACGGGGTTCTCAACGTCGCGGGCATCATCCAGCCGTTCGTGGCGGTCAAGGAGCTGGACCGCACGGCCTTCGAGAGGGTCATGGCGGTGAACTTCTGGGGCGTGGTCAACGTGACCACCGCGGCGCTCCCGGTGCTGCTCACCCGACCGGAGGCCTCAATCACCAACGTCTCCAGCATGGGCTCCTTCATCGCGGTCCCCGGCCAGACGGCGTACGGCGCGAGCAAGGCGGCGGTCAGCCAGTTCACCGCCGGGCTGTGCTCGGAGCTGCGGGGAACCGCCGTGGCGGTGACGCTGGTGCTGCCCGGCGGGGTGAGCACGGGGATCGCCGAGAACTCCGGGGCGCAGGTCGCGGTGCAGGACGCCGAGGACGCCCCGATGCAGCTGACCACCGCCGTCGACGCGGCCCGCCAGATCGTCGAGGCGACCGAACGCGGCAGCTATCGGGTCCTGATCGGCAAGGACGCCCGGTTCCTCGACGCGTTCACCCGGGCGATGCCGCGGCGGGCCAACCAGTTCATCGCCCGCAAGCTCGCGTCGCTGGTCGGCTGA
- a CDS encoding GAF domain-containing protein, translating to MPETYRAPLRSRRDDVDDAMAQARAVSLGLVGIGGRLDPAPGPDAGLAEIVARTVVEHGERTARRVERFAAVPDGAVVWTRDVDGRYRRGVVTGPWRYDATRQAHAADLVHVRPCAWEEPVDEPRVPAAVVASFERGGRNFQRIRAAG from the coding sequence ATGCCCGAGACCTACCGCGCCCCGCTGCGCAGCCGACGCGACGACGTCGACGACGCAATGGCCCAGGCGCGTGCCGTCTCCCTCGGGCTCGTCGGGATCGGCGGTCGCCTCGACCCGGCTCCGGGACCCGACGCGGGACTGGCGGAGATCGTGGCGCGCACCGTCGTGGAGCACGGCGAGCGCACCGCCCGGCGCGTCGAGCGGTTCGCCGCCGTGCCCGACGGGGCGGTGGTCTGGACGCGCGACGTCGATGGACGCTATCGCCGCGGCGTGGTCACCGGTCCCTGGCGCTACGACGCCACGCGGCAGGCCCACGCCGCGGACCTGGTGCACGTGCGCCCGTGTGCGTGGGAGGAGCCGGTCGACGAGCCTCGGGTCCCCGCAGCGGTCGTGGCGTCGTTCGAGCGCGGCGGGCGCAACTTCCAGCGGATCCGGGCGGCCGGCTGA
- a CDS encoding type 1 glutamine amidotransferase domain-containing protein has translation MAEQQFTSETKVAFLVAPEGIEQIELTSPWAAVRDAGAEPVLISTEPGKVQAFEHLDAADTFSVDAVVGDVRVEDYAALVLPGGVANPDALRMDETAVAFVRDFVASGRPVAAICHAIWMLVEADVLRDREVTSWPSLQTDVRNAGGRWTDAEVVTDANLVTSRKPDDLPAFNRELLSRING, from the coding sequence ATGGCAGAGCAGCAGTTCACCTCCGAGACCAAGGTCGCCTTCCTCGTGGCCCCCGAGGGCATCGAGCAGATTGAGCTCACCTCCCCCTGGGCAGCGGTGCGCGACGCCGGTGCCGAGCCGGTCCTGATCAGCACCGAGCCGGGGAAGGTGCAGGCGTTCGAGCACCTCGACGCGGCCGACACCTTCAGCGTCGACGCCGTGGTCGGCGACGTACGGGTCGAGGACTACGCCGCCCTGGTGCTCCCCGGTGGCGTGGCGAACCCCGACGCGCTGCGCATGGATGAGACCGCCGTGGCGTTCGTGCGCGACTTCGTCGCGTCGGGACGCCCGGTGGCGGCGATCTGCCACGCGATCTGGATGCTGGTGGAGGCCGACGTGCTTCGCGACCGGGAGGTCACCTCCTGGCCGAGCCTGCAGACCGACGTGCGCAACGCCGGCGGACGCTGGACCGACGCCGAGGTCGTCACCGACGCCAACCTCGTCACCAGCCGCAAGCCCGACGACCTGCCCGCCTTCAACCGCGAGCTGCTCAGCCGAATCAACGGCTGA
- a CDS encoding LysR family substrate-binding domain-containing protein, producing the protein MTAFRVGFVTGATPDKWARAWRERSRIPLELVPVEEDQQEAWLRDGSLDMCLVRLPVDREGLHCIPLYEERPVVVAGLEHVVAAADEVTLADLEDEQLVLPHRSGWTPSAEQLDWPPMSVRDAVEVVASGTGIVLVPMSVARLHHRKDVVSRPVADLPPTTVGLAWLIDNEDPRVQTFIGIVRGRTARSSRT; encoded by the coding sequence GTGACTGCCTTCCGCGTGGGATTCGTGACCGGTGCGACCCCTGACAAGTGGGCCCGGGCCTGGCGCGAGCGCAGCCGGATCCCCCTCGAGCTGGTCCCGGTCGAGGAGGACCAGCAGGAGGCCTGGCTGCGCGACGGCTCGCTGGACATGTGCCTGGTGCGCCTGCCCGTCGATCGCGAGGGCCTGCACTGCATCCCGCTCTACGAGGAGCGCCCGGTGGTGGTCGCCGGGCTCGAGCACGTCGTCGCGGCCGCCGACGAGGTCACGCTGGCCGACCTCGAGGACGAGCAGCTGGTGCTCCCCCACCGCTCCGGCTGGACGCCGAGCGCCGAGCAGCTGGACTGGCCCCCGATGAGCGTCCGCGACGCCGTCGAGGTGGTCGCCTCGGGCACGGGCATTGTGCTCGTGCCGATGTCGGTGGCGCGCCTGCACCACCGCAAGGACGTCGTCAGCCGTCCGGTCGCCGACCTGCCGCCGACGACGGTCGGCCTGGCCTGGCTGATCGACAACGAGGACCCGCGCGTGCAGACCTTCATCGGCATCGTGCGAGGCCGGACCGCGCGCAGCTCGCGCACCTGA
- a CDS encoding BCCT family transporter, giving the protein MSRQGETSRTSSAADRLRRVAASPVDDVVPHPVLDVAPSATDRVRPGLDRVVFGVTAALALAFLVWGFISTDSLASVSGASLGWTMDKAGWLFVITASGFVVFVLWLALSRFGAITLGRDDEEPEFRTTSWVAMMFSAGMGIGLMFWGVSEPIAHLTTPPPGTEGGTEAEAMKTAMSTTLFHWTLHPWAIYAVVGLAIAYGVYRKGRVQLISAAFEPLLGRHARGPVGKVIDMLAIFATLFGSAASLGLGALQIGSGLEIVAGLDEVGNGLLVMVIVVLTVGFVASAVSGVARGIQWLSNINMVLALVLALFVFLVGPTIFVLNLLPTAIGGYVADLPTMAARTGAEGGDTSDWLQGWTVFYWAWWLSWTPFVGMFIARISRGRTIRQFVSGVLLVPSLVSLVWFCIFGGAAIDLQSSGAADIAGAASTESQLFTMLEAYPAATATSILVMVLVGIFFISGADAASIVMGTLSERGTTTPRRGTVVFWGVATGAVAAVMLLVGGSEALNGLQSITIVAALPFVLVMVGLAVALVKDLRADPVVLRRAYAREAVEQAVIAGVTEHGDDFVLSIESTGDGHDDKNDGDDQLVTVTTTSTGAGPR; this is encoded by the coding sequence GTGAGCAGACAAGGCGAGACCTCCCGTACCTCGAGCGCCGCGGACCGCTTGCGCCGCGTCGCCGCCAGTCCGGTCGACGACGTGGTGCCCCACCCGGTCCTCGATGTGGCCCCCAGTGCGACCGACCGGGTCCGTCCCGGGCTGGACCGTGTCGTGTTCGGCGTCACCGCCGCGCTGGCGCTCGCGTTCCTGGTCTGGGGCTTCATCAGCACCGACTCGCTGGCGTCGGTCTCCGGGGCGTCGCTGGGCTGGACGATGGACAAGGCCGGCTGGCTGTTCGTCATCACCGCCAGCGGCTTCGTGGTCTTCGTCCTCTGGCTCGCGCTGAGCCGGTTCGGCGCGATCACCCTGGGCCGCGACGACGAGGAGCCGGAGTTCCGCACCACCTCGTGGGTCGCGATGATGTTCAGCGCGGGCATGGGCATCGGCCTGATGTTCTGGGGGGTCAGCGAGCCGATCGCGCACCTCACCACGCCGCCGCCGGGCACCGAGGGCGGCACCGAGGCCGAGGCGATGAAGACCGCCATGTCGACCACCCTGTTCCACTGGACCCTGCACCCGTGGGCGATCTACGCCGTGGTCGGTCTCGCGATCGCGTACGGCGTGTACCGCAAGGGCCGGGTGCAGCTGATCTCCGCGGCGTTCGAGCCGCTCCTGGGCCGCCACGCCCGCGGCCCCGTCGGCAAGGTCATCGACATGCTCGCGATCTTCGCGACGCTGTTCGGCTCGGCGGCCTCGCTCGGCCTCGGAGCGCTGCAGATCGGCAGCGGCCTGGAGATCGTGGCGGGCCTCGACGAGGTCGGGAACGGCCTGCTGGTGATGGTCATCGTGGTGCTGACGGTCGGCTTCGTGGCCTCCGCGGTCTCCGGCGTGGCCCGCGGCATCCAGTGGCTCTCCAACATCAACATGGTGCTGGCCCTCGTGCTGGCGCTCTTCGTGTTCCTGGTCGGCCCGACGATCTTCGTGCTCAACCTGCTGCCGACCGCGATCGGCGGGTACGTCGCGGACCTGCCGACGATGGCGGCGCGCACCGGTGCCGAGGGCGGGGACACCAGCGACTGGCTGCAGGGCTGGACGGTCTTCTACTGGGCCTGGTGGCTGTCGTGGACGCCGTTCGTCGGCATGTTCATCGCCCGCATCTCGCGCGGGCGCACGATCCGCCAGTTCGTCTCCGGCGTCCTGCTGGTGCCGAGCCTGGTCAGCCTCGTCTGGTTCTGCATCTTCGGCGGCGCCGCGATCGACCTGCAGTCCTCCGGCGCGGCCGACATCGCCGGCGCGGCCTCGACCGAGTCCCAGCTGTTCACGATGCTGGAGGCCTACCCCGCGGCGACGGCGACCAGCATCCTGGTCATGGTGCTCGTCGGCATCTTCTTCATCTCTGGCGCCGACGCCGCCTCGATCGTGATGGGCACGCTCTCGGAGCGCGGGACGACCACGCCGCGGCGCGGCACGGTGGTGTTCTGGGGTGTGGCCACCGGTGCGGTCGCCGCGGTGATGCTGCTCGTCGGCGGGTCCGAGGCCCTCAACGGCCTGCAGTCGATCACGATCGTCGCCGCGCTGCCGTTCGTGCTGGTGATGGTCGGGCTCGCGGTCGCGCTGGTGAAGGACCTGCGCGCCGACCCGGTGGTGCTGCGCCGGGCCTACGCCCGCGAGGCCGTCGAGCAGGCGGTGATCGCCGGTGTGACCGAGCACGGCGACGACTTCGTGCTGTCCATCGAGTCCACCGGCGACGGCCATGACGACAAGAACGACGGGGACGACCAGTTGGTGACCGTCACCACGACGTCGACAGGGGCCGGCCCTCGCTGA